TGCGAAGCCTGATTGACTGACGTCATGCTCTCTTGAACGATTATTTCCTACACGTGTGACAGGTACTAAACTTTGTAAGGATCGATTCATTTCATTTTCCCGCTCATTTGTTATCATTCGTCAGACTGATATACCGACTTCATATCGGTTAGTGTTACGCGGAGACGGTTGAGCGAGAAGGTTTTGTTTGAAAATGAGGACTTCGTGTTATTTTCTCTATGTGACACATGATTAATAACTACGAAACGCAACGATAAGGACAGCCTAGCGACTTGGTGTGTACCACAGAAATGTCAGGACTTCCGCTGAGAAAAttaaggcgaaaaaaaaagaaaatgagtgtGCAGTACTAGAAGTCTACAAGTACGTATTTTATATTTATGTTGTATTTTTTCTCTTCAATTATAACAGTCGTAAATGGCTCTGCTGTTCAAGGGTAGAATGTTCCAGAAGCTCAATTTTTTGATCAAACACGCCAATAGTTGACGGATAACTTACCAAATGATGTGCATTATAAAACTACACGTGGAGACCACCAGTCAGTTCTTATAATGCAGTAATGTAATTCAAAAGGTGGTGTCCAAACCCACGCCGCATAGGGTAATGCAATCTGACATTAAAGTACGGATCTTGAGGACTATGCGTTTACTGGTTGAATACGGCGGAAGCGATTTTGGGAGTCGGAAACACGTCATGCATGTCGGGTTTTGGACAGCAACTACGTATACTCTTGCTTGTTATGTAGTACACGTGACCTGCACGCAATTGAGAGAATAATGGCCTAAAGCGCATCGAGACATGTTCAATTGGAATTCCGACATCAGTGAAGCGTGTTCTCACCAGCCTTACTAGCTTTTAACTAAGGTAAAACGGCCACTGCACAAGAAGACTAGGCCGGCGTTGTGTGAATCCGCGTGAAAAGCCTAGATCACTGTAGCCTGATGATGTTCGAACTTCGCGCTTGTGTGGATGACGTCGGACCCCAACAACGCCTATTCCGAAGCAAACAGAATCCGATCACAGATACCGTGCTGTTGTGTACAGCAAGTGCCAAAACCGATTGCATGAGCCAAATATACGCCATAGGTAGTGTCCAAAAGCCGACGTGTATGACGTATTTCAGGCTCCAGAAATCGCGTTTCGTTCAACCTGCTAAACCATAGCCTTTGAGACTCGCATTTTAAATCCAGAGGCCGCCATCCTATGAGCCGTAAATTCGACCGGCACCTACGGTTGCCAAGTTTGAAGCATCGTATTCTGTATTCAATTTTTTTAATTTAGTGATGTTTGTGCTGTTGTTTGACTGATTCGTAAATTGTGATGTACTTTTGAGGAAACATTAGAGCAATAAAACTCAATTTCGAAGGCCTATGTTTTGATCGCATTGCCAGCAACATtaaaggcataaaaaaaaaatggagctatgACGTCATTGGTAACATGTTAAGGGTTACTGCTATTAATCCATAGAGATTGTACAATTTTGGTAGTTTTTCCACGCCTCACAGGGCGGCGCCCTCGGGATTTTACATGTGGATCTTGAAGGCTATGTTTTGGCCTAGGTGAATGCGGCGGAAGCAATTTCGGGAGGCGGAAACACGTCATAGACGCCgggaggttctttttttttttttcgcggctaTGTTTGGCCAATTGTTTGGCTTAACGTAAAAGCATACGAAACGAAAGTCCAGCGAGTTTCTAGAGTCGCCACTCACGTGCACGTGATCAACTTTTGCGCTCTTCGGTTTCTTCCTCGGTAAAGTAAGTTCACAACTTTATGGTTCTCAAGTCTTGGGTGAAGCTTCCAGCGCGATTGATCGACTTTTGCGCTCTTCGGTTTAAAGTCAGGCCACAAGTCTTGCGTAACGCTTCCTGCGCGAGTATTtatctctctccctttttttctttctttcttttcttttcagttcCCGCGGCCGTTCCGGGTCGCCTTCAACGCTTGTTGAATGAAGCAAATTAAGAGAGCCGTCGTACAGCTCGGGCAGCTGTGCTCCCTGCGGCCTTGACGTCTGTCGGGGAGTCACTCGCAGACTTTGGTGGCGTATTTGCATGCTAGCCGAGCCCGTGTCTCACGAAGAGGTGCGTCGGCGACTTTGGCCACGGAGCGGCGATCTGCTGAAGAGGAGGCGGTGACCATGGCTTGGCGAACGTGCGTGATCGCGCTGCTTTGCACTGCGCTGTCGTGCGCGCTCGCCGACGAAATGCCTGAATGTGAGTCACTGTTGGAGCCTTTGTTCGCTTGACACTTGTGCCCTTCGCGAATCTGTGCCGTCAGCGGTGCTAGTAAGGAACGCCGACGATTTTCGCGCACCGAATATGGGAAGTGCGCGTATGGGAAAGTTAAACAGTGGAAGTGGGTCATGCGATCGAAACTTCCTGTCCGTATCGCTGAGCGCGATGCGTTCGCGAAGCAGCGGTGAAGTGCGAAAGCGCGCAGCGAGCGTGAGTGGCTAATGAAAGCTGTCATGGGCTGCGAACTGCTGCTGCCTTTAATCTGCCGTCAGCTTTCGTGAATATTTTAGGACACCGATTCGACATCTTGctctcaaaaagaaaaagaaaaagcgccgGACAAAAAGATTTTCCACCGACGACTAGCAGTCGCTAAACGATTGAGGTGTCGCATTTCTGACCTGAATTGAGGTCTCGCTCTCTGACCTGAGATGATGTCACGCTGGGCGATCGGGCCGCAGATGGCCGGATGGCTTGTCAGCGTCGTGCAACGTAGCGATAGGTGGTTTTTCCGACGGACGTCGTTCAGATTAGCGCTCGCTCACGCTTTTGTGATTTACGCTATACGACGCTGGAACGCGTCATCTCTCGTGACTATATCTGAAGTGCTGCACGCGGCCTAGGACCTGTGCGGAGGGAAGCAGATGTGACAACTGTGATCAAAAGTACGCGGACCAGAATTTCtgcaaaaggagaaaaaaagaatttccCCGATTCTTTGGCATGTGACCTGAAAGTGCCTGAAACTGACCACCGGTGTCACGCGACCGCTTTCGATCGCGATTGAGCCCGATCCTCGGGTCGAAattctcgaccgcgattggctccctctCACAGCATGCGATAAGGAGCCAATGGCGACCAAGAAAGCCGATCACGATCAAAAATGCGCCGCGTGAAACCCGCAGATTGTATGGTGCATTCGGCATTTTCAGGTTCCGAATCGGAATCGCCAAGAAATTTGGCCTTTTTTGCAGAACCCCTTGTCCACACACTATTGATCATAAGTGTGCAGTATTTTTGGGGACTTCCGCTATCGCATTTGCTTTTCCTTTTAGTAAGGATGTTATAAGTCGCATACGTGAGATCTGACCCTCTAAAACATGCAGAGGTTGCagtaattaaaaaataataaagtgaACTGACGGGCTCGATTTTTTGTTAGTTACAGCCATAATGTTGTGCTTATTCGTCGATGTCATAGAAACAATTTGACCCAGATGTGCTGTTGGCAAAGGCGCAGCTAGCCAGCTATCGACACTATTGGCTAGCAGGCCTTTACCTTTTTTGCAATAGGCTGTGCATGAGTGCCTTCTTTTAAACATTGACTTGCTATGTGGAGGCTACAAGTTTCAAATGAAATAGCCTTCATTCTTGCAGAGTGCTGGCGAAACTCATATGAAGCAACAGGCAAATGTGCTGAAGTAACGTACAGACCCTGACTAGACTTGAGTGGAGCTGCTTGAGGTCTCAAGTATGCATGTCTCCTGTACCCCAAAAAGGCGGGCTaaaccacccaccgtggttgctcagtggctatggtgttgggctgctgcgcacgaggtcgcgggatcgaatcccggccacggcagccgcatttcgatgggggcgaaatgcgaaaacacccgtgtacttagatttaggtgcacgttaaagaaccccaggtggtcaaaatttccgaagtcctccactacggcatgcctcataatcagaaagtggttttggcacgtaaaactccataatttttaaAGGCGGGCTAAAGTTTTCCTAGGCTGACCACTCATTATCACAGAAAGTATCACTGAAAGTGACCAGCCAAGAATGTGGCTTCAGAATGATTGCTGGCTTTCAGTTAATTGCCGCTTCAGTTGGATAGTTACATTGGTTTCCATGCACAACATGTGGAAGAAGAAACAAAGTCATCCATTATTAGGCAGCTGTTTGAAATAAGCTGTTCTAAGCATGTACTGCCTGAATATCCGTAGGTATTACCTTTATACTTCATCTGCAGATAAGCATAAAAAAGCTAAAGAAAAGGTTGGCCCGCAATTTTTTGTATGGCATCTGTGCACCCTTCATGTTTTGATGTCCCGAGATTGGTGTACCCCCTCTTCGAATGTAACGGCCTACCACCTGATACATTTCTGTCTATTTTACAAGTAGGTTTTCAAGTAGGCCTGTGGTAGAGGATCTACTACAAGATAATCTGTAGTTGGAAAAGTAGCTCCCGCATACCATTGCTGTAAAATATCCATAGGGCCTCCTTTCAAGTTGCAAGCTGCCACAAGCACCTTGGTACAAGAACTGAGGGACATGTCTACCCacttgagaaagagagagagaggcagagctTGGCAATTCCTCCAGCTCTGAAGCGATTTACTGCAACAGCAACAGGCTTTCACAACATATGCCTCCATCTGTTTATGAGCGACTTCTTTAGGATGCACATACTGAAATCCATGCCCAGACGCCACCACACTCAAAGCCTACATGGGACACAATACCCACTCAAATTAGCAAGTGCCAAGGCTGCGTGACCtgtaaagaaaacgaaaaatgttgggcatttatttatttatttatttatttatttatttatttatttatttatttatttatttatttatttatttatattggaCTGCAACACTGAATTGATCATTCCATTAAGGTAGCATTTGACTTCCAGGCACCTAAAACATACCAATGGACTGATTGCTGAATGTGCAAAACTGGCAAACAGGGCCAgtgtaacgtaaaacaattccaatctgtttttgttTCAAATTGGCTATTAGCCCTCCATGATAAGTCACAATGTTTCGGGCTCTGCCTATGTGGACTGGACTCGAACCAGTCTGGCCTGTCATGGAGGGCTAATGGCCTATTTGAAATAAAAATAGATTGGgatagttttacattataccgGCCCAGGACATCACACAAGAAGACACACACTGAATAGAACTGCGCTCAATCTTGCTGTGTGTCTTTTATTGTATGGTGTCCTGTTTCCAAATTTTGTGCATTTAGCAATCAGCCATTAGAATGAACCATCTAGCTTCCTCAAGACATTACAAATACCAATGGAGCTAGGTAACTTTCAACTGGACTGGTACCTGATACTGGTGAGGTGCTtgtccttaccacccttctagaGCATGCAATGTGCATATTAATCAGATCACTTCCATTGTAAGTATGACCACTGTGTGGGATGGTGCCCCTTCAGTGTGTATGACTGTCGTGCCTGCCATTTGGAACTATAGACATCTGGTGATTGTTTTATTGTGTTACTGTGGCTCTCATTGGTATCACTAGTTTGCTAATCATTCTAGTGTTATTTGCACATGTTAATGTAATAAatgccatgaaagaaaaaaaggaaagtatgATAGCACAATAGTTAGTGGGTCCAGCTGCTAGCTCCTCGTTTAGCTGCACATTAACTCAGTAGTGCTAGTTTGAATCCCAAGTTTGGGCCtcaaagttttatttttcttagGTTTATGGCGAAAGTGAAATTTAGGATGAGCAGCTGGCCTGACGATGACAGCCCATCATGCAcagcactatgcttttcttctcacactttcacCATGCCCTCCTCCTTTGCTTTCCGCTGCATGGTTGTGCAGCAGCCTTCTACTCCTCCTGcatcctcgcgctctctttgctatcgccGTTTTTCATCTGCGCACCGCATTCGCTCTTTCTTCCTTTTGCTGTGCTCATTCACTTGGTTACGAGGATGCTGGACGATGACACCGACGCACGCCACAAGAATGGGCACCTAAAAGCTGCActttaatgaaaagaaatatgctGGGATACACAACTAGAAGCTCCTGCATACGAAGCAAATACTCCACCACCTGGCTGTCACTATGGCCGTTGCTGCTTGGGAATGCATAAAAAACGGTAGATCTCAACAAACATCAGACCGTACTGGGATCTACTTCAACATAGGTGCAATCCACCAACTGCATGCATACTAGCAATGCacactgctgggctagttggttcatactccGCAATTTCGCACTTGTCCTGCCTTTTTCGGTGTAGTGGCATCCTCATTATTGGGATACAGATGGTAAACTGCATGTATTCGGGTCATATCGGGCTCATGTAGATTGTAGATTGGTTAACGTGCTGAAAAAATTTTATCGAAGTAAAGCTAATACTGAGGAAATCAGAATATTGACTGCTGAGCCATGGTTTTTGTGACATTGCTTTGACACAGCTGTTCATAAGCAACACTAAGGTGTCATTGCACCAACCACATAATAGTAATCACCGTGCCACACATGGAGGATTAATGGCAGTAGTGCCCAACGCCCAGCTCCCAAAATCATCTCTACTGCACCTATAAAATATTAAAACATAATGCTCTCAGATGTTGGCTGAGCTTCAAAAGCTTGCTGTGTCATTCCCAGTGCTCAAGTTGAGCAGTGTGCCTAGACTGCGCTAAACTGCAACCGTCACTGTTTCTGGTATGAAAAGATGCTTGAATTGCTTGAAGATGCTTGAAATTTCCGATTGGACATCCTCAAAGCTACAGGTGCTATTTTTGTTCACCCACTTCGGCTTCTTCCATAGTCGAAGCTAAAATGTATTTGCATAAAGCTATCTAGATATGCTGCTGTCTAATAACATTTGATGACATAATGATTTGTTGGAACACAGCAGGCTTATTTTCTTATTTGCTATAGGTTGAAGATCACTCTGTGGAATTGACCCAAGAAATTACGGCACAAAGGAGCCTAAATCACTAGGCAACAATGGCATATACATTGCTTATATGGCACAAGCACTGTAACCCAGAATGTTACGCCACCTCTCTGAGTAcctttaaccatgtttcatcttCACTATGTGGTAGTCAATGAACTTGTGGCTGCACTTCATACCATAAAAACTGCTGTCACTGCACATTTGCTGGCAATGTTAATGCCACCTTATTATAATGACTTGCATAATGGTGTCTTTCTTGTCATGGTGGCATGTTTAACCTTTCAACCACCATGTAGTTGTATGTCTACGGTCATAAATTGGTCCTGGCAgtgggaaggggggagggggatagTTGCACATTTTTGGTGGTGTTATTCAAATTGGAATTGCTTAACAGTAAAGATTTCTTTATTCATGTAAAGTCTGACTCGAGGCATATGAAGAGGTGGGAAAATGTGCCACCTCTATCATCTCACAGCAGAGATTCCGAATTTCTCCCGAATGTGGGAGGGAAGCATACTTATTTGAATATAGCAGCACATTTTCAATTTTATGTACCATGTACTAGCAGCTCAGAAAGTGTACGGGTGCAGGTGGCAGCAAAAGTGGACCATAGATATATTTtccattgtcatttttttttagagcAGCTGATTCTTCATGTCCAACGATTAGTTATCCACCACGTCAATCGGAAGGGTTCTGCTGCTCTAATGTATTCatatatatatgtttctttcATGTCCCAAACACGTTTACTGCCAGAGCATTAGATTTTGGTGGTAAAAAGCTGCTGCCAAATGCTGTGTGCAAACTGTGGTTTCGTTTTCTCTGCACTTATTTGTGTATGCCATTGCAAACAAACTCTACTTCAGTCCCCACATTGGGAAATCACTGAAAAGCTCTGGTTGCTACAGGGCTATCCATCTGCTTCTAGGGCTACAGTCCCAgctgtggtggctcagtggcaatggcgttgcgctgctaagctcgagttCGTGAATTTGATCCCAGCTGCGGTGGCCACATTTAGATGGAGAGTAAAtgtaaaaacgctcgtgcacttataCAGGTGCATTTGTGTGCATGTTGATGAACCATACGTGGGGAAAATTTATCCGGTGTCCCCCCTACGGCTTGCCGCATAATGAGATCATAGCTTTGGTATGTAACACCCCAGAATTCTTTTTAAATTTAGGGTTACGGTAGTACTGCGCACCCCCAATGCCTCAACATGGCTTCCTGCTTTGAAGTGTAGACCTATGCTAACTGCTTTCTGATAGTGCACATGCAAGAACAAGAAGTCTGAAACTTGAAGGCTGGCAACCCAGCAGAGAAGCAGTCTCTTCTCCCATAGAGCTCTATGCAAGCACACTGATTGGCGACGTCAGCAGTCCTTGTGGAATGCCACAGAGAACCTAGAAGCCACAGAACAGGTCACATTGATGTCCATGTCGCAAAGTGCTGCAGTCTCAAATCACTTGTCTATACATTCTTCGAAAGGTCCCTTACCACCTCTGGTATTTCAAACACATTTTGAATAAACGCATATCATGTACTGAACACCAGAACAATGATCATTGACGAACATGGCAGCGCTATGGGCCGTGGGAAAGCTAGAAATTCAGAAAACAATTCCGCGCTTCTCTCTAGGCTTTTCTGGTCCCTTCTTTGCAGGTTGTGATGCCATCAGGGTCAGGCATGTAATGTCTCTTCGTTAAAGAACGAGCGTGCCAAAGTGACGAGAGTCAATTTCAAGTACTGAGAATAAAGGGGGCTCACCTGTTGTGTACCACTGATTCCGTTGTGTGTCACTGATTCCATTGGGAAGTTTTGACTTAGTTGATGTTGCATGAGAATGGAGCAGATCTTCTTGTTCTGTACACTGGTTGACCGACGTGACCCACAGTTTTCACTGGACTGCACAGAGGCAGTGAGACGGAGTTTAGACGGAGTGTAGACAAGTATGAAGCGAGGAGGAGATTGTGCGTGTGGGAAGTGTAGGGAAGGCGAATGAGAAATTGTGCCAGCCACATAGTCGTTCATCGTAACCCCATAACTTTGCTAATATGGcgtaattttgaaaaattcttgcaccTTTGTGTTCATTGTAGACTGGTACACAGCTGCCATTATATAGCAAATTTGAGTTCTGAGCAGTTTAGGTACCCTTTAAATCTATATTTAAAATGTATTCGTGGCAACTTTCACCATTAATAATCAGTGATACCTATGTATAACTTGAATAATTTGGGGGTTTACAAAGTAGCTTGAGAATaatttaaggaccgcgcaagAAGTGATGAAACTAGAAATGCTAGGCGTAattttaagagacaggaagatagtgGCATGGATAAGAGAGTAAATGGGGGTAGCCAATATTCTATAGTCAAGTGCAACTTTagaaaaagggggcgtttactcctccaaggtggatgcacacgagcctccaccaatgggcaTGCACTATAGCTGATGTCATGAGCCGGACAGCCGGTGACTCAGGCCGATGGAAAAGATGGTTGCCCATGCTTCAAACTGCGCCGAATTGCATCAGTCATGTGCATCTGCCCCTCATCAGATTAAATACCCAAACTGTTATGCAGTTTTCGAGTATACATCGCCACTGCCAGCGATGTATACTGTCAAATTGCACAACGCAAATGTCTGTAGTTCTAAATTTCGTGTCATTGCTCCTTTGATACTATCTGAGGCCACCCAGGGTGCGGCAAATTTATTTATACAGTTGTATTACAAAGAAAGGTCATAGAGATAAAGATTGGCAATATTTTGCTTGGACATGTCTAATTGGATGTGCTTAGAAGAATATTCCTCAAAGAACatatataatattttttattAAGTGTCAAGGCATAATCCTGTGCTACATCTTGATCATTGCTGTCACTGTTTCTGCAAATTTTGTAGACTTATGTTTAGTTGTATTTAGTTTGGGACCATTTAGGACCAAAAGGGGGGCATTGGACAATGTTTATGCGTGTCATGTATTCACTGCAAGTTGGAATAAGCTCCAAATATAGCTTCCGCTCATTTGTGTGGTTTGAAGTGGTATGACCATTAGTGTGCTTTATTTTTATATCAAACATGAGCCGTCAAACTGGTTGTGTTGCTCATCCCAAAGCCATGCCGACAGCTTTCAAACTTGTGAGGCTGCCCACGGgcaacctttttcttttttctcattcccTTGGAGGCACTCTTCGTAAATGGAAAGTTGTTTGATTCGATTTCAGTTGCGTTCTTCTTGTGCCGCAGATGCATTCAGCGAGCTCTGCCAGAACCAGTCGGCATCCCTCACAGTCCGCAAGGCGGCTCTTGTGTGGCTCAACAGCTCGCAAGAAGAGTGCAGCGTGCGCGTCCGTTTCGCTTCTGGGCTCCTCATCACGGTGGCCTCGCTGAACTTGACGGCATCACCAAACTGCACCGACAGTTATCTGAAGGTGACAGTTGCCGATGAAGTGGCCCCAGGAGGAGGACCGTTCTGTGGCTACCAGGCAGACCGTCGTGAGGCCACACCAGGTCTGCAAGTGACGTTCATGAAGCCGCCACAGAACGGCTCTGTTGTGCTGAATGTCAATGCCACGTCACCAACTAGCAACTTCACCCTGGTGCTCACGGCATTTACAAATGGTGAGCATGGTTCAGTGGTAGAGGTATCTCATCCGTAGAGGCGATTCCAAAGCATGGTTCTATAGGTTTGCCTTATGTGTTAGCTGAAGTTCTGTCTTTGCATACGAGGAAGACGAAGGGTGAAAACAATTAGCACTGATATCTAAATATAGGCCTTACTGTGGGCACGCTACTAAGGCGCTGCATGCTATCAAGTAATCTACCAAATATTGCCGATAGTCATAATAGGAGATTGACTAGAAATTTATATAAAATCATTGTTTCTGGCTGGCTAGTAATCTGAGTCTCATATTAAGCTTGAGTTCTCATAGGAATAAACAAAATTTTGTGGATGTCGTCACACTCACACAGACTCGCACCCATTTAAGCTCACTGGGAATCGCTCAGACTTGCAGGCGAGCATGATTGTAAGTGGCTGAAGTCTGTACTGTGCATAATTGCAGCATTTTTGCTGTGGTGTTACGTACAAAAAGATGTAATAACATGATGACAGTGGATTATAGAAAAATACAAAGACAAATTtaatgaataatttttttttgtataaaatGAAAGACAGGTGTTTTAACGATGATCAGGAATCGGTTTCTTCCTTGTTTGTAGCTTGTGCTTCTCTTGTTAAGGGCACAACAGTTTAGAGGGCATCATTTTCCAGTGTGAAAGCACGGAACTCTATGGCATGATTGTCCTGAGCATGTATAGAAATGTGGAAAGTTCCACATTTCTATACATGCTATATATTGTGTTCAATCAACAACGGTATTAAATCCTGTTCATTTCGAATACGAATTTGTTACTTTTCTCGCTTAAGTGATTACCGGCGATCCACAACTAAATAATTACGGGGGGTACTAGACCATggcttcagagctttttcagcaCGGCTTTACAGTCGCGCGCAGAACGAAGCACAAAAAGGCTGTTTTTGAGTGATTCAAACGGTCACAATGGCAAATTATGTCTCCAAATTACGCTTCTCAGTAGGATCTAGGTCATACTTACGCTTTCTTTTTCACTGGAAAGTCTTTGGCAATGCCGAAGTGACAGAGCGTACATTTCACTAACTGTCCGTCAGGTACATTCTCAAATTATTAAATGACTTGGGTTGCCGCAAATGCATGCCATGgacgaaaaaaattgcaactgcTCTGTTCAAGTTGAACACACAAAGCAAGGGACTGTGTCTTGCAGAGTGCAGCAGTGGGCGTAATATTGCATGCATGCTAACCGCACAAGTTACTTATAATCTTGGTTATTCTAATCTCAAGTAACTAGTAAGTCACTGTATTTTAATCTTCTATTTGCACCAAGTAGTGTCCTCCTTGTGTATTGAATGTAATGCTGTGTACTGCGTAAGAAGGAAAACAAAGGTACACGACTATACAGACATTTCTCAACTTTAAAGATATTAATGTCTGCATTATGCAGGTGACAGCTGGTACTGTATTGGTACAATTGTTTGTAACCAGAAGAATGTGTCAAAAAAGCGAACATGCAGTAAAGCCTCGTTAATTGAAAGGCCTTGGGACCGAGAGACATATGCCAATTAAGCGGGATTCCCAAATATCCGAAACGATTTGAAAGCCGAGAAATCAGTCAGAAAACATGATACATGGGTGGCACACCTTTATTGTCGCATGTCCGCCTACTTGGAAAAGAATTCCTCGATGTGAGACTGAGGCTTTTGGTAATTTGCTGCTCTAAAAGCCATGTTTTCAAGCTGGTCAACCAGCCACAACATCTGAGCCTGACCACCGTTGTATTCAGCAAAGCTGCGCACAACACTCAGTGCATCGATCACTACCGTTAAAGGGGGCGCTCGGGCGTGCTTGTCATCGCTGTATTCAACTTTGGTGGCTGAGTCGGTTGTTCTTGCAGCGATCTTGCTGTTGAGGTCATTGTAGCATGTAGGAACTGTGCTCTCAATATTCGAGTAATCGGAGAAGCCATTTGGGCTGCACTCTCCATTCTTGATGTGTAAGGCCTCATATCAACTAAAGCGCCTTAAACTTTGTAAAGTAGCGGCAGCCTTTGAGCAGCCTTCTCGCGCGCTGTGTTCGAGGCCGACTttgcgtcgctattggcctaatagcatcacgtgggccctcgcgctgTGCATCAGTGCCATTTATGCTCAAGAagtgtctacggagtggcgaggagcgcatgttggccccgttgctacgctcgagcagtgtaggtggcacCACGGTCGAGgtgggagcgtgaaagagaggagaaacgataGAGAGAAGGTGAAGGAGCAGAGTgttgctactttacgaagtttaaggggctttaataTCAAGTGCAAAGGGTCCCCTTCATCATCAAAC
This genomic window from Dermacentor albipictus isolate Rhodes 1998 colony chromosome 9, USDA_Dalb.pri_finalv2, whole genome shotgun sequence contains:
- the LOC135897153 gene encoding uncharacterized protein — encoded protein: MAWRTCVIALLCTALSCALADEMPEYAFSELCQNQSASLTVRKAALVWLNSSQEECSVRVRFASGLLITVASLNLTASPNCTDSYLKVTVADEVAPGGGPFCGYQADRREATPGLQVTFMKPPQNGSVVLNVNATSPTSNFTLVLTAFTNVSKDDSCPSTRHECYNKRCIASDIFCDGHNHCGGTQVPLPEQCPNPVTAEATWWAIGTIIFGVIALILLLPCFVWTALRGGQNNVTTLVLPGAMRIPSKNGSSTPASAPGTSPTQEAPSVNDQPSSADHQLSVECTPTTSDKARLVTS